The Candidatus Eisenbacteria bacterium genome segment GTCCGACCTCCGCTTGTCGGGCCGGCCTCGCAGCGACTTGGTGATCGAGCGCGACTTGCGTTTCAACTCGAGGCGCGCCCGCGCATCGTGACGGGCGGCGAACGCGCGTTGCTCACGTGCAAGCTTGAGCCAGCTGGCGTAGCGCTCCTGCGCGAGCGCCCCGCTCGCGAGCGCCGAGCGCACCGCGCAGCCAGGCTCCTGCGCGTGCCCGCAGTCGCCGAATCGACAGCGCGCGGCCAGCGCCTCGATGTCTTCGAACGTCGAGGCCACGCCGGAACCCGCGTCCCACAACTGCATCTCGCGAATGCCGGGGCCATCGACCAGCAGCGCGCCGCTTGCGAGCCGCACCAGCTCGCGATGTGAAGTGGTGTGGCGACCGCGCGAATCGGTCTCGCGAACCGCGCCGGTCGCAAACTGCGCGGTTTCGAGCAGCCGGTTCGCGAGCGTCGACTTTCCGACCCCCGATGAACCGAGCAGCGCCAGCGTGCGCCCCGGTTCGAGCCACCGATCGAGCGCTCCCAGTCCGTCGCCGGCGAGCGCACTCAGCGTCACCACCGGAACACCGGGCGCCACTGCGCTCACTTCATCGGCGGCCCGCTGCGGCTCGGGATGCGCATCGGCCTTGTTGAGCACCACCACCGGCTGCGCACCACCCTCCCACACCGCGGCGAGGAATCGTTCGATGCGGCGCGGGTTGAAGTCGCCGTCGAGACCGGCGACCAGCAGCACGACGTCGACGTTCGCCGCCATCACCTGCTCTTCTTCGAGTTCGCCCGGAGCGCGTCTCGACAGCACTCCGGCGCGCGGGAGCAGCTCGTGTACCCGAGTCACCCCTCCGCCGTCGGTTGGCTCGATCAACACCCAGTCGCCGACCGCGGGGAACTCGGACGGGCGGGACGCGCGATGCCGGAACGCCCCGGCGACCTGTCCTTCACAGGGAACGAATTCGGTGACGAGAACGAAACGGTCGCGATCCGCGCGCGTCACGCGCGCCGGGGCGAGTCCGCGCGCGCGGTGTGAGACGACGCTCGCCTCGCGCTCGGAATTCCAGCCATAGTCGAACAGAGTCATGTCGGGTGACGTCCTCACGGAGAAGCCGATCGAGTGCCGCAACGGCGGAGAGGCCGTGCGACAGGGACGCAGCGATGCGCGAATCAGCGCGAACGCGCGGCTCTCGGAGGTGGCGAGGAGGACGACGGACCAGAGTCCGTGCATCGACCGTCGGTGGATTCGATCGGCCCGTTCAGGCGCCGGTCGCGGTGTCAGCCGCGAGCGATCCGGGAGCTCGACGTTCGCGATGAGAAACGGGTGGCAGTCATCGGATGGCTCCTCTCGGTCGGGCCCGCAGGCGCGGGCGTGAAGGGTGCGGCGGAACGAGGGGAAGTCTAGGCGCGGGCCGGTGGGTGGGTCAATGAGCCGGGACGCGCAGCACGTTCAGCGAGCCGAAGACCGGAAGTGCCGCGACTTCGGCAGGCAGTGCTTCGAATCGCCGTCCTGCGAAGTACGCGCGCGCAATCACGGTGCTCGCGACCTGCAGCCCGGTTCCATCGAGGCCGCGCACCGTGCGCGTCGAGGCCACGGTGGTAAGCCCGGCGGAGTCGGCGCAAACGCGATCGAGCAGTGTGATCGGGGCCCCGGTGTCGAGCAGGAAGGCCGCGGGCCGGTCGCCGATCGAGAGTCGCACCGCGAGGTGTGAGTTCACGATCGAGAACGGCGCTTCGACGTCGCCGTTCGAGCGCGGCGCGGCGGATCCGCCTGGGCGAGCGATGCCGAGCCGCCCACCGAAGGCGGGAACACCACGTCGACGTATTCCTGCCCCTTCCCGCAGGTGATGACCTCGGTCTGTCCAGGCGGCACCCGGATCGCCTCGATCGAGAAACGCCTGCCGTCGTCCTTGATGAAGTAGATCGAGGCGTCGGTCGCGTTGGCAGCCGAACCCCCGAACAGCAGCAGAAGTCCCGCGAGCCCTGAGCGCAACATGTGCATCTCCCCGGTGGTGGCCGAATGCTTCCAGGCGGACGCTCGATCCGATGCCGGCGGACGCGAGAGGGTTGGCCGCGTTCGATTCGGCCGAGCGGCTTTGACCGCCATGCGGCGCTCCGCTAGCGTGCCCGACCCATGTCTCAGCCCGCGCCCCCGCTCCCGAATGCCGGCTGGATCGAAGTGATCGTCGGCAGCATGTACAGCGGCAAAACGGAGGAGTTGATCCGCCGGCTGAGGCGCGCCCAGATCGCGCGCCAGCGGGTCGAGATCTTCAAGCCGGCGATCGACCGGCGCTATGCCGACGACGCGATCGTTTCGCACAGCGAAGTGCGGATTCCGTCGCGCACCGTTCGCACCGCCGCGGACATCCTGCGGCATGCCGACCAGGCGCAGGTGATCGGCATCGACGAGGGACAGTTCCTGGGCCGCGAACTGGTCGCGGTGTGTCAGAAGCTCGCCAAGCGCGGTAAGCGTGTCATCGTCGCCGGGCTCGATCAGGACTACCAGGGACGACCGTTCGAACCGATGCCCGAGTTGCTGGCAGTGTCCGAGTACATCACCAAGACCCTCGCGATCTGCGTCGTGTGCGGTGAACCCGCGAATCGCACCTATCGCAAGGTGCGGCGTGCGGGTCGCGTCGTGGTCGGCGGATCCGAAACCTACGAGGCCCGCTGCCGGCGCTGTTGGGAGCTGGGCCGCAAGGTGCAGGCTCCCGAGCTTGCGCCACCTCCTGGAGGCACCCATGCCGCTCCGACTCCGCGTCCCCGTCGTGCTGCTCGGGCTGCTCGCGGCACTCGCTCTCGCCGGTTGCGCGCCTAGCACCCGGCAACCCGACACCAGCGCTGCACCACCGAAGCTCAAGGTCGGTCTGGTGTTCGACATCGGCGGCCGCGGCGACAAGTCCTTCAACGATGCCGCGTATGCCGGACTCGAGCGCGCGAAGCGGGAGCTCGAGACCGAGTATCAGTTCGTCGAGACCGCCGAAGGCTCCGATCGCGAAGCCGGGCTGCGCCAGATGGCGGCCGCCGACTTGGACCTGATCTTCGGAGTGGGATTCCTGTTCACCGACGACATCCGCAAGCTCGCCGAGGAATATCCGAACAAGAAATTCGCTTGCATCGACTACACCGTGAATCCCGGCGACGTGTTGCCGCCGAATCTGGTGGC includes the following:
- the rsgA gene encoding ribosome small subunit-dependent GTPase A, with the protein product MTLFDYGWNSEREASVVSHRARGLAPARVTRADRDRFVLVTEFVPCEGQVAGAFRHRASRPSEFPAVGDWVLIEPTDGGGVTRVHELLPRAGVLSRRAPGELEEEQVMAANVDVVLLVAGLDGDFNPRRIERFLAAVWEGGAQPVVVLNKADAHPEPQRAADEVSAVAPGVPVVTLSALAGDGLGALDRWLEPGRTLALLGSSGVGKSTLANRLLETAQFATGAVRETDSRGRHTTSHRELVRLASGALLVDGPGIREMQLWDAGSGVASTFEDIEALAARCRFGDCGHAQEPGCAVRSALASGALAQERYASWLKLAREQRAFAARHDARARLELKRKSRSITKSLRGRPDKRRSD
- a CDS encoding thymidine kinase is translated as MSQPAPPLPNAGWIEVIVGSMYSGKTEELIRRLRRAQIARQRVEIFKPAIDRRYADDAIVSHSEVRIPSRTVRTAADILRHADQAQVIGIDEGQFLGRELVAVCQKLAKRGKRVIVAGLDQDYQGRPFEPMPELLAVSEYITKTLAICVVCGEPANRTYRKVRRAGRVVVGGSETYEARCRRCWELGRKVQAPELAPPPGGTHAAPTPRPRRAARAARGTRSRRLRA